The following coding sequences lie in one Colias croceus chromosome 1, ilColCroc2.1 genomic window:
- the LOC123698334 gene encoding semaphorin-1A — translation MAVANAVLILLASTVQAWMPDANARIHVKYGDETSEQFVGNTTGPNHFRILDKDDFSILVGGRSMVYNLSLYDLSENTEQRLEWQSTDAHRELCQLKGKSADECQNYLRVAARAHGRLLVCGTNAFKPMCRRYARHPPNHHLEEFDGTGRCPYSPQHNSTAIFTDGHLYTATAADFSGTDPLIYREPVRTEHSDLRLLNDPSFVSAVASTSHVYFFYRETAVEFMNCGKAVYSRVARVCLNDKGGPHTFSDRWTTFLKTRLNCSIPGDYPFYFDEIQATTEIINGIYGSGGSRNDIVYAVFTTPQNAIGGSAVCAFAMRDILDAFEGPFKGQESMNSNWLQLEKEKVPHPQPGSCVEDSRTLSDSAVNFIKTHPLMDKAVPSFLARPILIRVSLQYRFSAIAIHPQVQSMNGNKYDVMYVGTDDGRVIKAVNVASNEGVFDASVDEYSRNPVRTAVISEVQVLPQGVPIRQMHVALTTEKLIVSSGDIIRAVALSHCTNVQSCRECVALQDPHCAWDSKQQQCSWVGNRQFPNPERFLQNVEYGKTDICNKLPALLPNDRHSNRNPATKKPTQSEPNLRQKTDDIQNEILIEVVETNVLSEEKHMNDNKHETDLLTVEAADGNIYSAQALLTAVVASCLVTLMVGFVIGYLFSRRFRHPFFTDTSPFNEQHNHLNRLSPLETPLNVNSGYMPPRSKNVNMVANVCPLAKQDNLHIELGKERALDLRNSTESLDKDLKCGTLQKVKKTYI, via the exons ATGGCCGTCGCCAACGCGGTCCTAATACTTTTAGCATCCACTGTCCAAGCGTGGATGCCTGATGCCAATGCTCGGATACATGTGAAATATG GCGATGAAACTTCAGAACAGTTCGTGGGCAACACTACGGGACCAAACCACTTCCGTATTTTAGATAAAgatgatttttcaattttagttGGAGGAAG gAGTATGGTCTACAACCTCAGCTTATATGACCTATCCGAAAATACTGAACAG cgTTTGGAATGGCAATCGACAGACGCACACAGAGAACTTTGTCAATTAAAAGGCAAATCAGCAGATGAATGCCAAAACTATCTACGAGTAGCCGCGCGAGCACATGGTCGGCTATTAGTGTGTGGAACCAATGCTTTCAAGCCGATGTGTCGTCGGTATGCCCGACATCCACCTAATCACCACCTAGAAGAATTTGATGGTACCGGGAGATGTCCATACAGCCCGCAACACAATTCCACTGCTATTTTTAcag ATGGTCACCTCTACACGGCCACGGCAGCTGATTTTTCTGGAACTGATCCATTGATATATAGAGAACCAGTAAGGACAGAACATTCCGATTTACGCCTACTGAATGATCCTTCTTTCGTTAGCGCAGTGGCATCAACCAGCCATGTTTACTTCTTTTACCGCGAAACTGCTGTAGAATTCATGAACTGTGGAAAA GCCGTTTACTCGAGAGTAGCCAGAGTTTGTCTGAATGACAAGGGTGGACCACACACTTTTAGTGATCGATGGACAACATTTCTAAAAACGCGACTGAATTGTTCAATTCCTGGAGATTATCCATTCTATTTCGATGAAATCC AGGCCACCACTGAAATAATTAACGGTATATATGGAAGTGGAGGTAGCAGGAATGATATAGTCTATGCAGTTTTTACTACCCCACAAAACGCAATAGGTGGCTCAGCCGTTTGCGCATTTGCAATGAGAGATATTTTAGACGCTTTCGAGGGACCATTTAAAGGGCAAGAAAGCATGAACTCAAATTGGTTGCAattagaaaaagaaaaagttCCACATCCCCAGCCAGGTTCATGCGTAGAAGACAGTCGAACTTTATCTGACTCCgctgttaattttataaaaacgcATCCACTTATGGACAAGGCAGTTCCATCTTTCTTAGCACGTCCAATCCTTATAAGAGTGAGCCTCCAATATAGATTCTCAGCTATCGCCATACATCCGCAAGTTCAATCAATGAATGGAAATAAATATGACGTTATGTATGTTGGTACCGATGACGGAAGAGTAATTAAAGCTGTGAATGTCGCTTCAAATGAAGGAGTGTTTGATGCAAGTGTAGACGAATACAGTAGAAATCCAGTGAGGACTGCTGTAATATCTGAAGTACAAGTTTTGCCACAAGGCGTGCCCATAAGACAAATGCACGTCGCACTTACAACAGAAAAACTTATCGTGTCATCTGGAGATATCATACGAGCCGTGGCCTTATCTCACTGCACAAATGTGCAATCATGCAG GGAATGTGTAGCATTACAAGATCCTCATTGTGCATGGGACTCAAAGCAGCAGCAATGTTCTTGGGTGGGAAATAGACAGTTTCCGAATCCGGAAAGATTTTTACAAAACGTGGAATATGGAAAGACCGATATATGTAATAAGCTTCCTGCTCTTTTGCCAAACGATAGGCATAGCAATAGGAATCCAGCGACAAAAAAACCAACGCAATCTGAGCCGAATCTACGACAAAAGACTGATGATattcaaaatgaaattttaattgaagtgGTCGAAACAAACGTGTTATCTGAAGAAAAACATATGAACGATAATAAGCACGAAACAg ATTTATTGACAGTGGAAGCTGCAGATGGCAACATTTATAGCGCGCAAGCACTTTTAACGGCTGTAGTGGCTTCATGCTTAGTTACATTAATGGTGGGCTTTGTAATCGGATATCTGTTTTCTCGGCGATTTCGTCACCCATTTTTTACCGATACCTCACCATTCAATGAACAACACAATCATTTAAACAG attaAGTCCGTTGGAAACTCCGTTGAATGTGAATTCTGGGTATATGCCACCTAGATCCAAAAATGTGAATATGGTAGCGAACGTGTGCCCCCTCGCAAAACAAGATAATTTGCACATAGAACTTGGTAAGGAGCGTGCACTTGATCTTCGCAATTCTACGGAATCTCTCGACAAGGATCTAAAATGTGGCACTTtacaaaaagttaaaaagaCTTACATATGA
- the LOC123700034 gene encoding methyltransferase-like 26: MSKSRDFASNIQQNEGYNGEKLIYPAASRNKEPILQVLKRFILCDVDQIEDESPLFLEIASGSGQHVAHFAPNFPGVKFQPSDIDMNLFGSISYYANHCHTKNILQPILLDVRNKFSNYGFEESTIDYMYSANLIHISPYECTIGLFQNAGSYLKSEALMITYGPYSKDGVITPQSNIDFNASLKARNPSWGLRDISDLIKLGEDNNLSLIDTVEMPSNNYTLIWKKD, encoded by the exons ATGTCCAAAAGCAGGGATTTTGCATCAAATATTCAACAAAACGAAGG GTATAATGGAGAAAAACTTATATATCCAGCTGCTTCCCGAAATAAAGAACCAATATTACAAGTTCTGAAAAGATTTATTCTATGTGATGTTGATCAAATTGAAGACGAAAGCCCATTGTTTCTGGAAATAGCATCAGGGTCTGGCCAGCATGTAGCTCACTTTGCTCCCAATTTTCCAGGTGTCAAATTCCAACCAAGTGACATTGATATGAATTTATTTGGAAGTATTTCCTATTATGCTAATCACTgccatacaaaaaatatattgcaacCTATATTATTAGATGTACGGAACAAGTTTTCAAACTATGGTTTTGAAGAGAGTACAATCGATTATATGTACAGTGCTAATTTGATTCATATCAGCCCATATGAATGTACAATTGGATTATTTCAAAATGCAGGCTCATATTTAAAATCTGAAGCTCTGATGATAACTTATGGACCTTACAGTAAAGATGGTGTCATAACACCACAAAGTAACATTGATTTTAATGCATCTCTTAAGGCTAGAAATCCATCATGGGGATTGAGAGATATAAGTGATCTTATAAAGTTGGgagaagataataatttatcacttATAGACACTGTAGAGATGCcttcaaataattatacacTGATTTGGAAAAAagattag
- the LOC123698241 gene encoding GPI ethanolamine phosphate transferase 1-like: MFFIGIFIHIVFLFSIFDIYFKSPIVKNVPPYQSRHEPLTDRLVLFVVDGLRAESFLNYTTMPYLRSIGNSYGRWGISNTRVPTETRPGHVAIIAGFYEDPSAVAKGWKENPVDFDSLFNQSSYTWCWGAYDIVDIFTKDKKLEDHIFVKKFDPYDQSFSSDKNTTLLDKWVFDDVKEFLQKAKHDNNLMKKLQSNKIIFFLHLLGTDTSGHTHKPKTPNFLTTLKNVDDGIKEMEYLLRSFYNDDGKTTFLMTADHGMTDWGSHGTGYEHETRTPYVLWGAGVQQIQDEEKHIDSETNYMFQEHRFDLNQADLTPLMASFLSIPVPVNSVGQLKLNLLDSSLANKAKALYSNSRQLLAQYNTKRLDVEANAISILYKPYEPLDGKKVKELIRFTEMLLEHADYEKLIMFSEEIMDLSLAGLVYYHNYYQKPLLTTITISFLGWIAYLLRTLMEQSMVSQIDVSNKKYQTKSNLYKKADKIILFTSSLLGILYSYLIYAQNLPPQYYIYFLLPIALWLYALSPVKLWILTLKMLYHRRGYSLLAIEVLCYTFGSMAIGYSFTYRWMLSIPLLGMSLWPMFSSAKRNVNTLLFLSWPVGCLILSIFSISPVIGKDVFIELVYLGGFIWLLVMIYCVWFILSPNCEDKNNLRDVILCVVQMVILTITLQIIFVQSKKFDGGAPISQALQTVCWLITALLPVLPLLYSKRLNNRILGINSSTIIFYLLLSVAHEGLFIVALIFNITCWMYIEFKLLDIGSKEVTDYYFNSEDQMMDKHITSFERSISSHDFRRAFFFILYIVLSYFGTGNIDSLNSYEVRWVLCFTTSYKPFLIMALIIMKTLSTQLSVACCFRAIQNLTKAPMGYVHVIVLIYSNIMGLQLLYHVTNTGSWLEIGTSISQYVIVQILTLIIVLINQLAKILTDVDAAVLFIKLFKNRKKYV; this comes from the exons atgttttttattggCATTTTCATTCACATTGTATTTTTGTTCTCAATATTTGACATATATTTTAAGTCACCCATTGTAAAAAATGTTCCTCCTTATCAATCGAGACACGAGCCACTTACTGATAGGCTTGTTCTTTTTGTAGTAGATGGTCTTAGAGCtgaatcatttttaaattatactacTATGCCATACTTAAG ATCAATAGGTAACTCATATGGACGTTGGGGTATTTCTAACACACGGGTACCCACAGAAACTCGTCCAGGACATGTTGCGATTATCGCTGGTTTCTATGAAGACCCATCAGCTGTCGCCAAAGGATGGAAAGAGAACCCTGTAGATTTTGACTCTTTATTTAATCAAAGTTCCTATACATGGTGCTGGGGTGCATATGATATAGTGGATATATTTACCAAAGACAAGAAATTAGAAGaccatatttttgtaaagaaaTTTGACCCTTATGATCAATCGTTTAGCTCagataaaaatactacatTACTAGATAAATGGGTATTTGATGATGTGAAGGAATTCTTACAAAAAGCAAAACATGACAATAacttaatgaaaaaattacagagtaataaaataatattctttttGCATTTGTTAGGGACTGATACATCTGGTCATACTCACAAACCTAAAACACC GAATTTTTTAACTACACTAAAAAATGTTGATGATGGTATTAAAGAAATGGAGTACCTTTTAAGGAGTTTCTATAATGATGATGGAAAAACAACATTCCTCATGACAGCAGATCATGGAATGACTGATTGGG GTTCACATGGCACTGGATATGAGCATGAAACAAGAACTCCATATGTTCTTTGGGGAGCTGGTGTGCAACAAATTCAAGATGAAGAAAAACATATTGATTCTGAAACAAATTACATGTTTCAGGAACATAGATTTGATTTAAACCAAGCAGACCTAACACCTCTGATGGCATCGTTCCTCTCCATTCCTGTACCTGTAAATTCTGTG GGacaattgaaattaaatctaCTTGATTCTTCATTGGCAAATAAAGCTAAAGCATTATACAGTAATAGTAGACAACTGCttgcacaatacaatacaaagaGACTTGATGTTGAGGCCAATGCCatatctattttatataaaccATATGAACCCTTAGATGGTAAGAAGGTGAAAGAATTAATAAGGTTTACAGAAATGTTGTTAGAGCATGCTGATTACGAGAAATTGATTATGTTTAGTGAAGAGATTATGGATTTGAGTCTGGCTGGTCTtgtttattatcataattactACCAGAAGCCACTTCTAACAACAATTACCATCTCCTTTTTGGGATGGATAGCTTATTTACTACGCACACTTATGGAACAATCCATGGTATCACAAATTGATGTGtccaacaaaaaatatcaaaccaaaagtaatttatacaaaaaggctgataaaattattttgttcacTTCATCATTATTGGGTATACTCTATAGTTATCTAATTTATG cACAAAATTTGCCACCtcagtattatatttacttcTTGCTGCCAATAGCGCTCTGGTTATATGCTTTATCACCAGTAAAGCTTTGGATACTGACTTTGAAGATGTTATACCATAGACGGGGCTACTCCTTATTGGCCATTGAAGTTTTGTGTTACACATTCGGTTCAATGGCTATT GGATATTCATTTACATATAGGTGGATGCTCAGTATACCATTGCTTGGCATGAGTTTGTGGCCTATGTTTTCATCAGCAAAACGAAATGTTAACACTTTACTGTTTCTCTCATGGCCAGTGGGTTGCTtgatattaagtattttttcaatttcccCTGTTATTGGGAAGgatgtttttattgaattggT atATCTTGGCGGCTTTATATGGCTCCTTGTTATGATATATTGTGTATGGTTTATATTGAGCCCTAACTgtgaagataaaaataacttgaGAGATGTGATTCTTTGCGTGGTGCAAATGGTAATTCTTACTATtacattacaaataatatttgtgcAGTCGAAGAAATTTGATGGTGGTGCTCCAATTTCACAAGCATTGCAAACTGTTTGCTGGTTAATTACTG CTCTTTTACCAGTGTTGCCACTTTTGTATAGCAAGAGACTGAATAACCGTATTCTCGGAATTAACTCttcaacaataattttttatttattattatctgtcGCACATGAGGGTCTTTTTATTGTTGCGTTGATATTTAATATCACATGTTGGATGTACATCGAATTTAAACTTCTTGACATCGGCAGCAAAGAG GTCACTGATTACTATTTTAATTCGGAAGATCAGATGATGGACAAGCATATTACATCTTTCGAAAGGAGTATAAGCAGCCATGACTTTAGAAGAGCTTTCTTTTTT ATTTTATACATCGTACTATCATACTTTGGGACTGGCAATATCGACTCATTAAATTCTTATGAAGTGCGATGGGTCCTGTGCTTTACGACCTCATATAAGCCATTTCTTATTATGGCTTTGATAATCATGAAAACTCTGTCAACACAACTGAGTGTTGCCTGTTGTTTCCGAGCCATCCAAAACTTAACAAAG gCTCCAATGGGATATGTTCACGTCATAGTTCTcatatattcaaatataatgGGTTTGCAATTGTTATACCATGTTACAAATACTGGCAGTTGGCTGGAGATAGGAACATCAATATCACAATATGTTATCGTACAAATTcttacattaataattgttcttATTAATCAATTAGCTAAAATATTAACTGATGTTGATGCGGCTGtactgtttattaaattatttaagaataGAAAGAAATACGTATag
- the LOC123700123 gene encoding uncharacterized protein LOC123700123 — MEEESSDTFRKESPFNPICKCFLEPAISDEEVKISFRKEQVLNTVVRTETYLRERRIPELIRFLLTKLISQAPPKPIAFLEKLIDDCMLFRAGHGTAPVLFESRHLDAVIKSFDPCQRGWLSAGQVRRLYTTLGLVPEEFVEERVPVDLVFKSVKCCQEKELYNLLAAGTISDNYSDYLKSDNVSLYQ, encoded by the exons ATGGAAGAAGAGAGTAGTGATACATTTAGAAAAGAATCTCCTTTCAATCCaatttgtaaatgttttcTGGAACCTGCAATTTCTGACGAAGaagtaaaaatttcatttcgTAAAGAACAGGTTCTAAACACGGTAGTAAGAACCGAAACATATCTCCGAGAGCGTCGAATTCCAGAACTTATTCGTTTTCTTCTTACCAAGTTAATATCTCAGGCCCCACCAAAACCAATTGCTTTTCTTGAAAAGTTGATTGATGATTGCATGCTCTTTCGGGCAGGACATGGAACGGCGCCAGTTCTGTTTGAATCGAG gCACTTAGACGCGGTAATTAAAAGCTTTGATCCATGCCAACGAGGATGGTTAAGCGCAGGTCAAGTTCGCAGGCTTTATACTACTTTAGGATTAGTACCTGAAGAATTTGTAGAGGAAAGGGTGCCCGTTGACTTAGTTTTCAAAAGCGTAAAATGTTGTCAAGAGAAAgagttatataatttacttgCTGCTGGAACAATCTCGGACAACTACAGCGATTATTTGAAATCTGATAATGTCTCTCTCTATCAATAA
- the LOC123699418 gene encoding protein ANTAGONIST OF LIKE HETEROCHROMATIN PROTEIN 1-like: MMAFDKEFIMELFLEDNVSSMNRVIIAAANVIKENHDNITCINDNVKKESANEVKRHNYNKFYRDNQNTYEDNKFYENILINYTDEDYAAKFMMKKSTVQALINHLKDYIKPGTSNISLDKKVHIFLWLLTSDSSFNDVAKLFSLHKSTVSYIFHEIATLLSEQRYHFINWPSLEEQHVTRIKVNSRYGFPNCVGFIDACRLKVGSKMNRKNKPEIILLQAVCDETLMFFDIHIGDIGNTHKSRVYKESQLAHELKNFIDFDNHILGNSEYKLRKNLMTPFTSDEVLTSEEMKFNEIHWKTCTYIGHAFELLKERFKKLNHIDINKAESIKTLICAACILHNFVLLHEGSSYMKEEAVLNDDGVTIDPSIVKTALEKRQFLCNYINYIDST, from the exons atgatGGCTTTTGATAAAGAGTTTATTATGGAACTTTTTTTAGAAGATAATGTGTCATCTATGAATAGAGTTATCATTGCTGCTGCTAATGTTATAAAGGAAAACCATGACAATATAACATGTATTAATGATAACGTTAAAAAAGAAAGTGCAAATGAAGTGAAACGgcataattacaataaattttatagggACAATCAAAACACGTATGaggataataaattttatgaaaacattcttattaattatactgATGAAGACTATGCTGCTAAATTTATGATGAAAAAGTCCACAGTACAg gCTCTAATAAATCATCTTAAAGATTATATAAAACCGGGGacatcaaatatttcattgGATAAAAAAGTTCATATTTTCCTTTGGTTACTCACGAGTGATTCTTCATTTAATGATGTTgctaaattatttagtttacaCAAATCTACTGtcagttatatttttcatgaaattgcCACACTACTATCAGAACAAAgatatcattttataaattggcCATCTCTAGAGGAACAACATGTCACAAGAATTAAAGTAAACAGTAGATATGGATTCCCCAACTGTGTTGGTTTCATAGATGCCTGTCGGTTAAAAGTCGGGTCTAAAATGAATCGGAAAAATAAGcctgaaattattttattgcaagCTGTTTGTGATGAAACATTAATGTTTTTTGATATCCACATAGGAGATATAGGTAATACACATAAAAGCAGAGTTTATAAGGAGAGCCAATTAGCtcatgaattaaaaaatttcatagATTTTGATAATCATATACTGGGAAACTCCGAGTATAAGTTACGGAAGAACTTAATGACCCCCTTTACCAGCGATGAAGTGTTGACAAGTGAAGAGatgaaatttaatgaaatacattGGAAAACATGCACCTACATTGGACATGCTTTTGAACTGCTTAAGGAGAggtttaaaaagttaaatcatattgatattaataaagcCGAATCCATTAAGACATTGATTTGTGCAGCTTGCATCttacataattttgttttacttcACGAAGGGAGCTCCTATATGAAAGAAGAAGCTGTGCTTAATGATGATGGGGTCACTATTGATCCAAGTATAGTCAAAACTGCACTGGAGAAACGGCAGTTTCTAtgtaattacataaattatatagatagcacttaa